The sequence below is a genomic window from Neochlamydia sp. AcF84.
TTTCTAAACACCAGGTGCTAAGGCAGACACACTATTTAAATGACTATTAACGCACACCCTTATCAGGTATTTTTCTATGTTGGTCACTAAGACAAAAATTATTTGTACCATTGGCCCTGCTGTAAATACGGTAGAGAAGATGATGCGATTGATGGAAGGCGGGATGAATGCTGCCCGTCTTAATTTCAGCCATGGGAGCTATGAGGAACATGCGATTGTGATTAACAACCTTAAGAAAGCTCGTACTCAGAAAAAGATGCCTTTAGCTATTATCTTAGATACCAAGGGACCTGAAATTCGAATTGGTAAAATTACTGGGGGACAAATTAACCTCAGGCATGGACAATTATTAAATTTATTTAAAAATTCTATAGAAGGAAGCGAGCAAGGAGTCTGCGTTCATCCTTTCTATGTTTTAAATGATCTTAGTATAGGCACGCGGGTTCTTTTTGATGACGGTTACATCTGCTCCCATGTCATCGAATCTACAGCTGAAAAGGTGGTCGTTAAGATTGATAATGGAGGTGTCCTCAAATCAGGTAAAGGGGTGAATATCCCGAATGTCAGCTTGAGTCTACCAAACATTACTGAAAAAGATATAGCCGATATTCATTTTGGCTGTAAGCATGATGTAGATGTTATAGCCGCCTCTTTTGTACGTTCACCAGAGCATGTACTTGCCATCAAAAGACTTTTGACTAAAGAAAAAAAGCCAGATATTCAGATCTATGCGAAAATTGAAAATAAGGAAGGCATACAAAATTTTGACAGCATCGTTCAGGTTGCAGATGGAATTATGATCGCCAGGGGCGACTTAGGGGTAGAAGTTCCTTTAAGTGAAGTTCCTAGGCTTCAAAAAATGATGATAAGAAAAAGTTATCTGGCAGGGAAACCGGTGGTCACAGCTACCCAGATGCTAGAATCTATGATCAACAACCCTCGTCCTACGCGTGCTGAAGCCTCTGATGTGGCTAATGCGGTATATGATAGCACTTCTTCGGTAATGTTATCAGGAGAAACGGCGATAGGAAAGTATCCTTTTGAAACCGTACAAGTGATGCGAAGTATCGTGCAGGAGGCGGAGGCAGATTTCAATTATCGTGCTTTTTTTGATTTTCATTCAGGTCTGATTCATCATGATGTCCCTTCTGCGGTTACTTTGGCTACGGTAAAAACAGCTTACAGCTCTAGAGCAAAAGCTATATTTGCTTTTACTAGTGGAGGCTCAACAGCATGCCTTTTGTCTCGATTAAGACCCGAAATGCCTATTATAGCTATGACTTCCCATGAGAAATGCTACCATCAGCTGGCTTTAAGCTGGGGTGTAAAGCCCTATTTAAGCTCTCACCCTACAAAAAACATTTCAGAGGCTTTTACTAAGATCAGTACTTTTGCTTTAAAGGAAAATTTAGTAAGCAATGGCGATTTGGTAGTCGTAACAGCGGGCTCTCCGTTTGGCATTTCTGGAACTACCAATATGATGATGGTAGAGAGCATAGGAGATGTATTGGTGCGAGGCCATCATGGTGTAGGTTCCCGCGTGCATGGAAATGCCACCCTTGTTTTATCTCCGGAGTCTGCTAAAGATTATGCGGTAAGGGGGCAGCTACTTGTCATGACGAAATGCGACCCTTCATTCCTTTCCCTCATTCAAGAATCGAAAGGAATTATTTTACAAAACCATATTGATGATGTGGAATCAGAGAAGTTTGCTATCCATATTGCTCAGTTGCTGGATAAGCCTGCCATTGTAAGAGCAGACGAAGCCAGTAGAATATTAAAAGAAGGCCAGCTTGTCACCTTAGATCCGGAAAAAGCGCTGGTTTACAAGGGAGTAATTTTTTGAACCTTAAAGATAAGCGGACCTTCAGCCTAAATATATCATAGAAAAGCATCTAGCTGTTGAATGTTTCTAAATGAAGAGATGGCTTAAAAATTTATCTAAAAAATTACAAATGTACCCTGCCAAGAGCTCTATTGAAATTTTTTTCTCTGTTCCAGCTCTCTTCAGCCTTTGTCATCTAACCAGTTAAAAACTTAGCCTTTAGGCTATTGATTCGATCCCTTTCCTTATATGATTTTTTCCTATAAGGTGGTCACTTTTGGATATGTTTATTAACCATACCTGCTATTTTCATCATATTTACCCCTTCTTGAGTTCCAAAAACCTTTGCCAAAGGCTCATCGGGGACAATTAAGCGCTTGTCTTGAGGATCTTGTAGATTATGATCTTTAATGTAGGCCCATAGCTTTTTAATCACTTCTCCTCTAGACATTTCAGAAGCTCCAATAATAGCAGCAAGCTCTTTAGAGACTTTAACTTCTGGCTGCTTACGGGTAGATTCTTTTGGAGTCGTTTTCTTTTTACTGCTCTCTTTTTTAGCGGCTTTCTTTTTAGAGGAAGTTTTTTCTTCGCTGCCTTTGCGAGTAGCTTTAAGCTTTTTTATATAGGCGGTACGCGGATGATGAGGATATTTAGACTCTAAGAGCTTTAAATCGTTAACAATTACGTCGCACTCAGGGTAGGTAGAGCAACTGTAAAAAGTTTTTCCAAAACGCGATTTTCTTGCCATTATCTGTCCTGGACACTCTAAGGCGGGACAAGCTGGCATGCTTTTTTGAGAAATAAGAGCCTCGCCTTTTTTGGGGATGTTTACAATACCTTTACATTCAGGATAGTTAGTACACCCTAGAAAAGCTCCAAATCGTCCATGGCGGACTTTCATGCTTTTGCCGCATTGAGGGCAGGGTTGCTCCCAGTTAAAATCGGAAGCATACTCTTCTTTATTAAAGGAGAGTTCTTCAGATTGAGCCGTAAAATCACAATCAGGGTAGCGGGAGCAGCCATAAAAATATTTAGATTTAAACCAGATTTTTTGAAGCTTGCCACCACATTTGGGACAGTCGATATCTGTTTGAACTTTTGGAATAAAAGCTTCTTTTTCAGCAATTTCGACAGTAGGTAAAAATTCCTTCCAAAAATCTTGTAGAAGTACTTTCCAGTTTTTACGATCTTCAGCAACTAATTCCAGATCATCTTCCATCTGAGCTGTAAAGCCTATATTCATAATCTTTTGAAAGTTTGTTTCAAGCATTTGTGCTATCACAAAACCTAATTCCGTAGGTTTTAAGCGCCCACTTTCTTTAATCGTATAGTCGCGGCTTTGAATCTTATTCATAATAGTAGCATAAGTTGAAGGACGCCCAATCCCAGATCTTTCTAATTCTTTAACCAAAGAAGCTTCTGTGTAACGGGGAGGAGGTCGAGTAAAGGCTTGCTCAGAAGTTAATTGGATAAGTTGTAGGCTTTGACCTTCCTGCAAGTTAGGTAGCTGGCGACTTTCTTCATCTTTATCGTCATCATCTTTCTTTTCCTCATATACAGCTAGAAAACCAGAAAATTTGATGACCGACCCGGTAGCTCTTAAAATTATATCTTTTCCTACCTTTATGTCTGCTGAGACTGTATCGTAGATAGCCGGCATCATCTGGGAAGAGATAAAGCGTCTCCAAATTAATTGATATAATAAGAATTGCTCTCGGCTCAAATAAGGCTGAATTTTCTCTGGTGCATGATTTAAATTAGCAGGTCGAATGGCCTCATGAGCATCTTGGGCACTTTTTTGGGTGGAATATTGTTTAGCTTCAGTAGGAAGATAATCTTTACCATATTTTTCTAAGATATATTCCCGTGCTGAGCCAAGGGCCTCATTAGAAATACGTACAGAATCCGTACGCATATAGGTAATTAGGCCTTCTGCACCTTCATTTCCTAGATCAATACCTTCGTAGAGGCCCTGAGCTATGTTCATAGTTTTAGCCGAAGAAAATCCATAATGGCGGCTTGCTTCTTGCTGCAAGGTTGAGGTAATAAATGGAGGGACAGGATAACGACGTTTTTCCTTTCTTTCTACGTTAGCTACATGATAAGGCTTATCTTTCATCCGTGCTAATATATCGTCTGCTGTAGCTTTATTGTCGATGATTAAGTAATTTTTACCTTCTACTTCCTCTTTTTCAACTTTTCTACCATCTACAGAGTAAAGATTGGCGCGAAACTGACGTTCTTCTAACTCATTCTTAAGAATAGCTCCAATATTCCAATACTCAATGGGCTTAAAGGCTGCAATTTCTTTTTCTCGATCGACCACTAACTTAAGCGCTACCGATTGCACGCGACCGGCCGATACAAAACTATCTTTTCCTCGATGAATACGTCGATTAAGAAGAGGGGAAATTTTATAGCCTACAATGCGATCTAAAAGACGTCTGGCTTGTTGGGCATTAACCAGAGCTTCATCGATAGGTCGAGGTTGGCTAAGTGCCTTAACTACAGCATCTTTAGTAATCGAGTTGAAAGAGACACGTTTGATATTGGTTTGGGGTGGAAGAATTTGGCTAATATGCCAGGCAATAGCTTCTCCTTCCCTATCAGGATCAGGAGATAGATAAACTGTATCGCAACCTTTAGCAGCTTTTTTCAGTCGTTGAATGACCTGGTCTTTATTAGGCATAATGATATAGGTAGGCTCAAAATTATGTTCAATATCGATACCGAATTCTTTTTCTGGTAAGTCACGTACATGTCCTAGTGAAGATTCGAAAATATAGTGAGGCCCTAAAAATTTTTGGAGCGTTTTAATTTTCGCTGGTGACTCGACAATAATTAAAGATTTTGCCATTCTTGCCTCAAACAACCTTTTTATATATTTAACAAAGATACTTTTTTACTGCTTTTTACTACTACAGCTTATTAAAAAGATATACAATTTGTAGTTATTAGTTTTTTATGCAGCATGCTTGTATAGAAAAAGCGTGCCTTTTATATTTTTTTATAATTTAAATTCCACGGTATTCATCTTAAAAAAGTTGCTTTTTCTCTTTTTAGAACCTCAAATACTTACGCCTGTTTTTTACCCTTTTCCTGGACAGTGCGATCGCTAAATAGAAAATGGCTGAATAAATTTCTACATTTAGCCTTTTGCCAAACTATAATTTGCTATAGAATGGGGTTATAATTTTTTCCTTATGCGCCAAGCTCTTAAAAGGGCTGCAAATATATAAGGCAGCTTCCCTTATTTCTCATGCTGTTAGCAAAGAAATTATTAATCCAGGGGCCTTGCGTTTCAAAAAGAGATTGAGCGCAGAGAATAACAAGGTTTTTTAACTCATTCAAGTTCTTTTTCCGCTTTCTTTTGCTTTAAAGCTGTTAAGATAAGCTTAGGTTCAACCGCCTCTATCCTTTCTACGCTACCAATTTTCTTCACTAAGATTAAATTTAGCTTTCCTTTCACTGTTTTTTTATCCTTATACATATAGCTAATCAAAGTTTCTTCTGATAGCTCTTCTGGTAATGAAAGGGGCAAGTTTAAGCTTTTGAGCAAATTATGCAAGCGAATAATGAGAGAATGCTCAATAAAACCTAAAATTTTACTGGTATAAAAAGCGCAGCTTAATCCTATTGAGACTGCTTGGCCATGCGAAATTTGATAGTCCATAGCCGCTTCGATGGCATGTGCAAAGGTGTGTCCCAGATTTAATGTAGCCCGAATGCCATAATCTCTTTCATCTTTTTCTACGATAAAGGCTTTAATTTTGCAACATTCTACGATGAGAAGATGCATAATTTGAGAATCTTTAGCAAGTATGGCTGTCGTATTTTTTTCTAATTCCTCGAAAAGCTGAGGACCTTGAATAATCCCATATTTAACTATTTCAGCTAAGCCTGCACTAAACTCTTCTGCAGGAAGAGATTGAAGGTAGGAAGAAAAGATCCATACCTGTCGGGCAGGATGAATACTACCAATCAGATTTTTGCTCCCCCTAAAGTTTACTGCTGTTTTTCCTCCTATAGCCGCATCTACCATGCCCATTAAAGTAGTGGGAACATGGATAATGTCTAAACCACGCATATAGCAAGAGGCTACAAAGC
It includes:
- the pyk gene encoding pyruvate kinase, with the protein product MLVTKTKIICTIGPAVNTVEKMMRLMEGGMNAARLNFSHGSYEEHAIVINNLKKARTQKKMPLAIILDTKGPEIRIGKITGGQINLRHGQLLNLFKNSIEGSEQGVCVHPFYVLNDLSIGTRVLFDDGYICSHVIESTAEKVVVKIDNGGVLKSGKGVNIPNVSLSLPNITEKDIADIHFGCKHDVDVIAASFVRSPEHVLAIKRLLTKEKKPDIQIYAKIENKEGIQNFDSIVQVADGIMIARGDLGVEVPLSEVPRLQKMMIRKSYLAGKPVVTATQMLESMINNPRPTRAEASDVANAVYDSTSSVMLSGETAIGKYPFETVQVMRSIVQEAEADFNYRAFFDFHSGLIHHDVPSAVTLATVKTAYSSRAKAIFAFTSGGSTACLLSRLRPEMPIIAMTSHEKCYHQLALSWGVKPYLSSHPTKNISEAFTKISTFALKENLVSNGDLVVVTAGSPFGISGTTNMMMVESIGDVLVRGHHGVGSRVHGNATLVLSPESAKDYAVRGQLLVMTKCDPSFLSLIQESKGIILQNHIDDVESEKFAIHIAQLLDKPAIVRADEASRILKEGQLVTLDPEKALVYKGVIF
- the topA gene encoding type I DNA topoisomerase, which translates into the protein MAKSLIIVESPAKIKTLQKFLGPHYIFESSLGHVRDLPEKEFGIDIEHNFEPTYIIMPNKDQVIQRLKKAAKGCDTVYLSPDPDREGEAIAWHISQILPPQTNIKRVSFNSITKDAVVKALSQPRPIDEALVNAQQARRLLDRIVGYKISPLLNRRIHRGKDSFVSAGRVQSVALKLVVDREKEIAAFKPIEYWNIGAILKNELEERQFRANLYSVDGRKVEKEEVEGKNYLIIDNKATADDILARMKDKPYHVANVERKEKRRYPVPPFITSTLQQEASRHYGFSSAKTMNIAQGLYEGIDLGNEGAEGLITYMRTDSVRISNEALGSAREYILEKYGKDYLPTEAKQYSTQKSAQDAHEAIRPANLNHAPEKIQPYLSREQFLLYQLIWRRFISSQMMPAIYDTVSADIKVGKDIILRATGSVIKFSGFLAVYEEKKDDDDKDEESRQLPNLQEGQSLQLIQLTSEQAFTRPPPRYTEASLVKELERSGIGRPSTYATIMNKIQSRDYTIKESGRLKPTELGFVIAQMLETNFQKIMNIGFTAQMEDDLELVAEDRKNWKVLLQDFWKEFLPTVEIAEKEAFIPKVQTDIDCPKCGGKLQKIWFKSKYFYGCSRYPDCDFTAQSEELSFNKEEYASDFNWEQPCPQCGKSMKVRHGRFGAFLGCTNYPECKGIVNIPKKGEALISQKSMPACPALECPGQIMARKSRFGKTFYSCSTYPECDVIVNDLKLLESKYPHHPRTAYIKKLKATRKGSEEKTSSKKKAAKKESSKKKTTPKESTRKQPEVKVSKELAAIIGASEMSRGEVIKKLWAYIKDHNLQDPQDKRLIVPDEPLAKVFGTQEGVNMMKIAGMVNKHIQK
- the aroB gene encoding 3-dehydroquinate synthase, which codes for MDSLSLRQWTSINLTLQDSSILINPVPLFTNLQLKRDYSQLVIISDANVYPLYGPFLTEQLPLRQINKIILAPGERSKSLQTATYCWQELQRFEIDRHALIISLGGGVITDLAGFVASCYMRGLDIIHVPTTLMGMVDAAIGGKTAVNFRGSKNLIGSIHPARQVWIFSSYLQSLPAEEFSAGLAEIVKYGIIQGPQLFEELEKNTTAILAKDSQIMHLLIVECCKIKAFIVEKDERDYGIRATLNLGHTFAHAIEAAMDYQISHGQAVSIGLSCAFYTSKILGFIEHSLIIRLHNLLKSLNLPLSLPEELSEETLISYMYKDKKTVKGKLNLILVKKIGSVERIEAVEPKLILTALKQKKAEKELE